Within the Streptomyces vilmorinianum genome, the region AAGCAGACCTATATGTGGGGAACTCGATAATCGTGACCCAGGACCTGTCCAAGACCGCGTACGACCACCTGTGGATGCACTTCACGCGCATGTCGTCGTACGAGAACAACCCCGTGCCGACCATCGTGCGTGGTGAGGGCACCTACATCTTCGACGACAAGGGCAAGCGCTACCTCGACGGTCTCGCGGGTCTCTTCGTGGTCAACGCCGGTCACGGCCGCCAGGAGCTCGCCGAGGTCGCGTACAAGCAGGCCCAGGAGCTCGCGTTCTTCCCCGTGTGGTCGTACGCGCACCCCAAGGCCGTCGAGCTCGCCGAGCGTCTGGCGCACTACGCCCCGGGCGACCTGAACAAGGTCTTCTTCACCACCGGTGGCGGCGAGGCCGTCGAGACCGCGTGGAAGCTCGCCAAGCAGTACTTCAAGCTGCAGGGCAAGCACACCAAGTACAAGGTCATCTCGCGTGCGGTCGCCTACCACGGCACCCCGCAGGGCGCCCTGTCGATCACCGGCCTGCCGGCCCTGAAGGCCCCCTTCGAGCCGCTGGTCCCCGGCGCGCACAAGGTGCCGAACACCAACATCTACCGCGCCCCGATCCACGGCGACGACCCCGAGGCCTTCGGCCGCTGGGCCGCCGACCAGATCGAGCAGCAGATCCTCTTCGAGGGCCCCGAGACCGTCGCGGCCGTCTTCCTGGAGCCGGTGCAGAACGCCGGCGGCTGCTTCCCGCCGCCGCCCGGGTACTTCCAGCGGGTCCGCGAGATCTGCGACCAGTACGACGTGCTCCTCGTCTCCGACGAGACGATCTGCGCCTTCGGCCGCCTCGGCACGATGTTCGCCTGTGACAAGTTCGGCTACGTGCCGGACATGATCACCTGCGCCAAGGGCATGACCTCGGGCTACTCCCCGATCGGTGCCTGCATCGTCTCGGACCGTCTCGCCGAGCCGTTCTACAAGGGCGACAACACCTTCCTGCACGGCTACACCTTCGGTGGCCACCCGGTGTCGTCGGCGGTCGCGATCGCCAACCTCGACATCTTCGACAAGGAAGGCCTGAACCAGCACGTCCTCGACCAGGAGGGCAACTTCTTCGACACCCTGAAGAAGCTGCACGACCTGCCGATCGTCGGCGATGTCCGCGGCAACGGCTTCTTCTACGGCATCGAGCTCGTCAAGGACAAGGTCACCAAGGAGTCCTTCACGGACGAGGAGACCGAGCGCGTGCTCTACGGCTTCCTCTCCAAGGCGCTCTTCGACAACGGCCTGTACTGCCGTGCCGACGACCGTGGCGACCCGGTCATCCAGCTGGCCCCGCCGCTGATCGCGGACCAGGGCACCTTCGACGAGATCGAGGGCATCCTGCGCTCGGTGCTCACCGAGGCGTGGACCAAGCTGTAACGGCCCCTCGGCATCACGCCGCCCTCACGGCGTGACCCCGGCCCGGGTATGCGGCCATCCGAGTGGATGGCCGCGACCCGGGCCGTGTGCTGTCCGTACAAACGGATCTGATTCCTTACGGTGCCCAGTGACCGACAGGCCCGTTTCTTCGTTCCCCCGCACGGGGGAACCCAAGAATCGGATCCGACATCGAGGTGTACGCGATGGCCCCACCGGACAACGACGTGCTCTGGGCGCGTTCTCTGCACTGCACCCTGGGCGGCACGGACGTCCTGACCGGCGTCTCCCTCGGCGTGCGCGAGGGCGAGATCCTGGCCCTGGTCGGCCCGCGCGGCAGCGGCAAGACCACCCTGATGCGCTGTCTGTCGGGTCAGACCCTGGCCCAGCAGGGCGAGGTCTGGTTCAACAGCACCCCCGTGCACACCATGGGGCAGGCGCAGCGCGAGCGGCTGCGCCGGGACCGGTTCGGCTGGATCGACCCCGAACCCGGACTCGTACCCGAGCTGACCGCCTGGGAGAACGCCGCCCTGCCGCTCCTGCTGCGCGGGGTCTCGCACCGGAGCGCGAAGACCTCCGCCCTGGAGTGGCTGGAACGGCTCGACATCGGTACGTGCGCGCGCCGGCGGCCGCATGCGCTGACCCAGTCGCAGCGGCAGCGGATCGCCATCGCCCGCTCCCTGATCACCACCCCCTCGGTGCTCTTCGCCGACGAGCCGACCGCCTCGCTGCACCGCGCCGACGGCGCGCAGGTGCTGCGCACCCTCACCGCCGCGGCCCGCTCGCACCGCATCACCGTCCTGCTCGCCACCCACGACACGGACGTCGCCGGCCTCGCCGACCGCTCGGTCGCCCTGCTCGACGGACGCCGCGTGGGCACCGTGGCTCCGACCACCGGGGCGGAGGGCGTCGCCGCGTGCTCGCTCTCCGTCTAGTCCGCGGGACCCACCCCCTCGTCCTGCTGCGGCGCCTCCTGGTCGCCGCGGCGGCCGCGGGGGTCGGCTTTCTGCTGCTGTGCACGCTGGGGTACGCCGTGGGCCACCCGGACCGGTCGGCCGCCGCGACCCTGCGCCTGCTGTGGTGCCTGATCCCGCTGGCGGCGACCGTGCACTTCGCGGTGGCCGTGGCCCGTACGGATCCCAGCACCCGGCCGCGGCCCGGGCTCTCGGCGGTCGGGCTCGGACCGGCCCGGCTCACGGCGATCGCCGCGGCCTCGACGGCCGTCTCCTGCACGCTCGGCTCGATGGTCGCGCTGCTGTTCTACCTGCATCTGCGCGGGGACATCACCGGGCTGCCGTTCGACGGGGCGGCCGCCGAGCTGCTCGCCGCGGACCAGCCGATCCCGCTCGCCGCCGCGCTCACCCTGCTGGCGATCGCGCCGGTGGCCGCCTCCACGGCCGCCGCGCTCGCGCTGCGGCCGAGGAAGCCCGCCACGGCACCGGCCGAGGGCGCGGAGAAGCCGGCTCCGTCCGGCCTGCCATGGGGCGTGGCGCTGCTCGCCGTGGGCCTCGCCGTGGAGACGTACGCCGGTCAGAGCGGCGGAGGCGGCGGCCTGCCGCTGCCGGGCCGCCTCGGCGGCAGCCCGGCGGGCGTCCTCGCCGGCTGGATCCTCACGGCGCTGGGCCTCGCGATGGCCGGTCCGAGCATCACGCACTGGTGCGGCCGCCTCCTCCAGGCGGTCCGCCCGGGCGCCACCCGGCTCCTCGCGGGCCGCGTCCTGATGGACGAGGCCCGGCGCATCGGGCGCCCGCTCGGCGTGGTCTGCGCGGTGGCCTCGGGCGCCGTCGCGGCCGCGACACTGTACGGATCCGGGCCGGGCGGCTTCGGCCCGCTGACGGGCCTGGGGGCGGCGCTGGTGATGGCCTGCACGACGGCGACGCTGCTGACGGCGGCCCTGGAGTCCAAGCAGTGCCGCACCCACACCACCGAAGCCCTCCTCCGCCTCGGCGCCCCACCCACGGTCCTGCGCACAGCGGCCCTGATGCGCGCGGGCGTCCTGCTGGCGGTGTTCCTCCCGCTGACCTGGCTGGTCGGAGAACTGGCAGCGGTGCCCCTCAGCCGGTGATCCGTCGTGGGCGTTCGTCCCGCTGCGGGGGTCCCCCAGGGCGAAGCCCCAGGGGGAGGGACGGGCGGGCACACGGGACGGCGCCCTGGCATGGCACCCGCACCACGTGGGCCTATCGTGGCCCCATGACCCGCCCCCACGAGCGCGAGATCCACACCCCCACCGAATTCGACGCGGCCGTGAACCGCGGGTCCCTCGTCGGATACCGGA harbors:
- a CDS encoding ABC transporter ATP-binding protein — encoded protein: MAPPDNDVLWARSLHCTLGGTDVLTGVSLGVREGEILALVGPRGSGKTTLMRCLSGQTLAQQGEVWFNSTPVHTMGQAQRERLRRDRFGWIDPEPGLVPELTAWENAALPLLLRGVSHRSAKTSALEWLERLDIGTCARRRPHALTQSQRQRIAIARSLITTPSVLFADEPTASLHRADGAQVLRTLTAAARSHRITVLLATHDTDVAGLADRSVALLDGRRVGTVAPTTGAEGVAACSLSV
- a CDS encoding aspartate aminotransferase family protein; this translates as MGNSIIVTQDLSKTAYDHLWMHFTRMSSYENNPVPTIVRGEGTYIFDDKGKRYLDGLAGLFVVNAGHGRQELAEVAYKQAQELAFFPVWSYAHPKAVELAERLAHYAPGDLNKVFFTTGGGEAVETAWKLAKQYFKLQGKHTKYKVISRAVAYHGTPQGALSITGLPALKAPFEPLVPGAHKVPNTNIYRAPIHGDDPEAFGRWAADQIEQQILFEGPETVAAVFLEPVQNAGGCFPPPPGYFQRVREICDQYDVLLVSDETICAFGRLGTMFACDKFGYVPDMITCAKGMTSGYSPIGACIVSDRLAEPFYKGDNTFLHGYTFGGHPVSSAVAIANLDIFDKEGLNQHVLDQEGNFFDTLKKLHDLPIVGDVRGNGFFYGIELVKDKVTKESFTDEETERVLYGFLSKALFDNGLYCRADDRGDPVIQLAPPLIADQGTFDEIEGILRSVLTEAWTKL